A single region of the Lotus japonicus ecotype B-129 chromosome 4, LjGifu_v1.2 genome encodes:
- the LOC130710071 gene encoding uncharacterized protein LOC130710071, translating into MLVGAIGQGQQANLGNHNQDEFRALGKFQRNNPPTFEGAYDPDKAQAWLKAIEKIFRVMNCTDAQKVQFGTHMLEKEAEDWWDNTVQRFEGDGMEITWDLFKGAFLEKYYPEDVRGKKEIEFLELKQGNGTVAEYATKFEELIKFCPHYNTSEAERSKCNKFVNGLRPEIKKVVGYQQIIRFSDLVNRSRIYDEDSRESAAHYKSLKEKKEKGQFRGKPYGNPVDNGKQEAGNDKKPSGGGAPNPVRCYKCGVEGHRSPECPNSEAT; encoded by the coding sequence ATGTTGGTTGGCGCCATTGGGCAAGGTCAGCAAGCGAACCTTGGGAACCATAATCAGGATGAATTCCGTGCTTTGGGAAAGTTTCAGAGGAACAATCCGCCAACCTTTGAAGGAGCATACGACCCTGACAAAGCACAGGCATGGCTGAAAgcaattgagaagatctttcgaGTCATGAATTGTACTGACGCGCAGAAGGTGCAGTTTGGCACCCATATGCTTgagaaagaagctgaagattggtGGGACAACACTGTTCAGAGGTTTGAAGGTGATGGGATGGAGATTACTTGGGATCTTTTCAAGGGTGcatttctggagaagtactATCCAGAAGATGTGCGtggaaagaaggaaattgagTTTCTTGAACTCAAGCAGGGTAATGGAACCGTGGCGGagtatgctacaaagtttgaGGAATTGATTAAGTTTTGTCCCCACTACAATACTTCCGAAGCTGAGAGATCTAAGTGTAACAagtttgtgaatggtttgagacCTGAGATCAAGAAGGTTGTGGGATATCAACAGATTATCCGATTTTCTGACCTGGTTAACAGGAGTAGGATATATGATGAGGATAGCAGGGAAAGTGCTGCTCACTACAAGtctttgaaagagaagaaagaaaaggggcaATTCAGAGGGAAACCGTATGGGAATCCTGTTGATAACGGTAAACAAGAAGCTGGTAATGACAAGAAGCCGAGTGGGGGAGGAGCTCCTAATCCGGTTAGGTGCTACAAGTGTGGTGTTGAAGGACATCGTTCTCCTGAATGTCCCAATTCAGAAGCAACATGA
- the LOC130710566 gene encoding probable receptor-like serine/threonine-protein kinase At5g57670 isoform X1, whose product MVLHSPAKILIGLSLDQDDSKELLSWAIRVLANPNDTIVAVHVLVAEDKKKRVSVRRRQSQLRQAKAYVISVLADFAKTCWSNQVNLEAKVALSSRVGKGLVEEAKSISADFLLLRGSRNQTNKFGTSRGITKYCFEHAHEGCTMVSVGRCTKARSNSNSTHIQAEDNHKPSSRKFKEDNNGDKATNSPALKDFISELKTHNSSPRTVLDALEGQSNSTEYDTFSTRVSSTTYTPSSDLTKSPSKLSTSQFSFRLIISFLSSPFRKRNFSISKSEKHQPLLKCFSYEKISHATNDFHQDNLVGRGGYSEVYRGDLSDGVTIAVKRLAKDNNNPNKEKEFLMELGVIGHVCHPNTAGLLGYCIENGLYLIFNYSQNGNLSTALHGKAGNSLDWPIRYKIAIGVARGLHYLHKCCKRRIIHRDIKASNVLLGPDYEPQITDFGLAKWLPNKWTHHAVIPVEGTFGYLAPECFMHGIVDEKTDVFAFGILLLEIVTGRRPVDSSKQNLLLWAKPFMESGSIGELADPRLEGKYDGEQLYRVVLTASYCVRQTATWRPPMSEVLELLTSGQDSEVGKSWRIPKFTSDELDDYSMVFGYDVPSDVSLEDYL is encoded by the exons ATGGTACTTCATTCCCCTGCTAAAATTCTAATAGGACTCTCCTTAGACCAAGATGATAGCAAGGAGCTTCTCTCATGGGCAATAAGAGTTCTAGCCAATCCAAATGACACCATTGTGGCTGTGCATGTTCTTG TTGCTGAGGATAAGAAGAAGCGCGTCTCAGTTAGAAGAAGGCAATCACAGCTTAGGCAGGCCAAAGCATATGTTATATCTGTGCTTGCTGATTTTGCAAAGACTTGTTGGTCTAACCAG GTTAACTTGGAGGCCAAAGTGGCTCTCAGTTCCAGAGTTGGTAAAGGTTTAGTTGAGGAAGCCAAGTCCATCTCTGctgattttcttcttcttcgcgGCTCAAGAAACCAAACAAATAA ATTTGGAACCTCTAGAGGAATTACCAAGTATTGCTTTGAGCATGCACATGAAGGTTGTACCATGGTCTCAGTTGGTAGATGTACAAAGGCAAGATCCAATTCAAATTCAACACATATTCAAG CAGAAGATAATCATAAACCAAGTTCAAGAAAGTTTAAGGAGGATAACAATGGTGACAAGGCTACCAATTCCCCTGCTCTGAAGGACTTCATCTCAGAATTGAAGACACATAACAGTTCACCAAGAACGGTACTCGATGCGCTCGAGGGACAATCAAACAGCACAGAATATGACACCTTCAGCACCAGGGTCTCAAGCACCACATACACCCCTTCATCAGATCTAACAAAGAGCCCATCCAAGTTAAGTACATCACAGTTCTCATTCAGGCTTATTATCTCATTCCTTAGTTCACCATTCAGAAAAAGAAACTTCAGCATATCCAAAAGTGAAAAGCATCAACCCTTGTTGAAGTGCTTCAGCTATGAAAAGATATCCCATGCTACTAATGATTTCCACCAAG ATAATTTGGTTGGAAGAGGTGGGTACTCAGAAGTATACAGAGGTGATCTTTCTGATGGAGTTACCATTGCTGTGAAGAGATTAGCCAAGGACAACAACAATcctaataaggaaaaagaatttCTTATGGAGTTAGGTGTTATAGGACATGTCTGTCATCCTAACACTGCAGGTTTATTAGGCTACTGCATTGAAAATGGGCTCTATCTGATTTTCAATTACTCTCAAAATGGAAACTTGTCAACTGCATTGCATG GTAAAGCAGGAAATTCACTTGACTGGCCAATCAGATACAAAATTGCTATTGGGGTTGCAAGGGGTCTTCATTATCTTCATAAGTGTTGCAAACGCAGAATAATTCACCGTGACATTAAAGCCTCCAATGTTCTTCTGGGTCCTGATTATGAACCACAG ATTACTGATTTTGGGCTCGCAAAGTGGCTTCCTAACAAGTGGACTCACCATGCTGTGATCCCTGTGGAAGGAACATTTGGATACTTAGCACCAGAGTGCTTCATGCATGGAATTGTGGATGAGAAAACTGATGTTTTTGCATTTGGTATTCTTCTTCTGGAGATTGTAACTGGAAGGAGACCTGTTGATTCATCAAAGCAAAACCTTCTCCTATGG GCAAAGCCTTTCATGGAATCAGGGAGTATTGGTGAGCTAGCTGATCCAAGATTAGAAGGTAAATATGATGGAGAGCAACTGTATAGGGTAGTGCTTACAGCTTCATACTGTGTGAGACAAACTGCCACGTGGCGTCCACCAATGAGCGAG GTGTTGGAGCTGCTAACCAGTGGCCAAGACAGTGAGGTTGGAAAGAGCTGGAGGATTCCAAAGTTCACTTCTGATGAATTGGATGATTACTCAATGGTTTTTGGATATGATGTCCCCTCAGACGTATCTCTTGAGGATTATTTGTGA
- the LOC130710566 gene encoding probable receptor-like serine/threonine-protein kinase At5g57670 isoform X2, which translates to MVLHSPAKILIGLSLDQDDSKELLSWAIRVLANPNDTIVAVHVLVAEDKKKRVSVRRRQSQLRQAKAYVISVLADFAKTCWSNQVNLEAKVALSSRVGKGLVEEAKSISADFLLLRGSRNQTNKFGTSRGITKYCFEHAHEGCTMVSVGRCTKARSNSNSTHIQEDNHKPSSRKFKEDNNGDKATNSPALKDFISELKTHNSSPRTVLDALEGQSNSTEYDTFSTRVSSTTYTPSSDLTKSPSKLSTSQFSFRLIISFLSSPFRKRNFSISKSEKHQPLLKCFSYEKISHATNDFHQDNLVGRGGYSEVYRGDLSDGVTIAVKRLAKDNNNPNKEKEFLMELGVIGHVCHPNTAGLLGYCIENGLYLIFNYSQNGNLSTALHGKAGNSLDWPIRYKIAIGVARGLHYLHKCCKRRIIHRDIKASNVLLGPDYEPQITDFGLAKWLPNKWTHHAVIPVEGTFGYLAPECFMHGIVDEKTDVFAFGILLLEIVTGRRPVDSSKQNLLLWAKPFMESGSIGELADPRLEGKYDGEQLYRVVLTASYCVRQTATWRPPMSEVLELLTSGQDSEVGKSWRIPKFTSDELDDYSMVFGYDVPSDVSLEDYL; encoded by the exons ATGGTACTTCATTCCCCTGCTAAAATTCTAATAGGACTCTCCTTAGACCAAGATGATAGCAAGGAGCTTCTCTCATGGGCAATAAGAGTTCTAGCCAATCCAAATGACACCATTGTGGCTGTGCATGTTCTTG TTGCTGAGGATAAGAAGAAGCGCGTCTCAGTTAGAAGAAGGCAATCACAGCTTAGGCAGGCCAAAGCATATGTTATATCTGTGCTTGCTGATTTTGCAAAGACTTGTTGGTCTAACCAG GTTAACTTGGAGGCCAAAGTGGCTCTCAGTTCCAGAGTTGGTAAAGGTTTAGTTGAGGAAGCCAAGTCCATCTCTGctgattttcttcttcttcgcgGCTCAAGAAACCAAACAAATAA ATTTGGAACCTCTAGAGGAATTACCAAGTATTGCTTTGAGCATGCACATGAAGGTTGTACCATGGTCTCAGTTGGTAGATGTACAAAGGCAAGATCCAATTCAAATTCAACACATATTCAAG AAGATAATCATAAACCAAGTTCAAGAAAGTTTAAGGAGGATAACAATGGTGACAAGGCTACCAATTCCCCTGCTCTGAAGGACTTCATCTCAGAATTGAAGACACATAACAGTTCACCAAGAACGGTACTCGATGCGCTCGAGGGACAATCAAACAGCACAGAATATGACACCTTCAGCACCAGGGTCTCAAGCACCACATACACCCCTTCATCAGATCTAACAAAGAGCCCATCCAAGTTAAGTACATCACAGTTCTCATTCAGGCTTATTATCTCATTCCTTAGTTCACCATTCAGAAAAAGAAACTTCAGCATATCCAAAAGTGAAAAGCATCAACCCTTGTTGAAGTGCTTCAGCTATGAAAAGATATCCCATGCTACTAATGATTTCCACCAAG ATAATTTGGTTGGAAGAGGTGGGTACTCAGAAGTATACAGAGGTGATCTTTCTGATGGAGTTACCATTGCTGTGAAGAGATTAGCCAAGGACAACAACAATcctaataaggaaaaagaatttCTTATGGAGTTAGGTGTTATAGGACATGTCTGTCATCCTAACACTGCAGGTTTATTAGGCTACTGCATTGAAAATGGGCTCTATCTGATTTTCAATTACTCTCAAAATGGAAACTTGTCAACTGCATTGCATG GTAAAGCAGGAAATTCACTTGACTGGCCAATCAGATACAAAATTGCTATTGGGGTTGCAAGGGGTCTTCATTATCTTCATAAGTGTTGCAAACGCAGAATAATTCACCGTGACATTAAAGCCTCCAATGTTCTTCTGGGTCCTGATTATGAACCACAG ATTACTGATTTTGGGCTCGCAAAGTGGCTTCCTAACAAGTGGACTCACCATGCTGTGATCCCTGTGGAAGGAACATTTGGATACTTAGCACCAGAGTGCTTCATGCATGGAATTGTGGATGAGAAAACTGATGTTTTTGCATTTGGTATTCTTCTTCTGGAGATTGTAACTGGAAGGAGACCTGTTGATTCATCAAAGCAAAACCTTCTCCTATGG GCAAAGCCTTTCATGGAATCAGGGAGTATTGGTGAGCTAGCTGATCCAAGATTAGAAGGTAAATATGATGGAGAGCAACTGTATAGGGTAGTGCTTACAGCTTCATACTGTGTGAGACAAACTGCCACGTGGCGTCCACCAATGAGCGAG GTGTTGGAGCTGCTAACCAGTGGCCAAGACAGTGAGGTTGGAAAGAGCTGGAGGATTCCAAAGTTCACTTCTGATGAATTGGATGATTACTCAATGGTTTTTGGATATGATGTCCCCTCAGACGTATCTCTTGAGGATTATTTGTGA
- the LOC130710567 gene encoding PTI1-like tyrosine-protein kinase At3g15890 → MGSSFSCCGSEKVEEGPTSFGSVNNSWRIFTYKELHAATGGFSDDNKLGEGGFGSVYWGRTSDGLQIAVKKLKAMNSKAEMEFAVEVEVLGRVRHKNLLGLRGYCVGDDQRLIVYDYMPNLSLLSHLHGQFAVEVQLNWQKRMKIAIGSAEGILYLHHEVTPHIIHRDIKASNVLLNSDFEPLVADFGFAKLIPEGVSHMTTRVKGTLGYLAPEYAMWGKVSESCDVYSFGILLLELVTGRKPIEKLPGGVKRTITEWAEPLISKGRFRDLVDPKLRGNFDEDQVKQTVNVAALCVQSEPDKRPNMKEVVNLLKGHEPDAKVTKMRMDSIKYNDELYALDQPSDDDEDYDVSASYGVFSAIEVQKMNDPYRRGGNTRMG, encoded by the exons ATGGGATCCTCCTTCAGTTGCTGCGGTTCAGAGAAGGTTGAAGAAGG GCCAACATCATTTGGGTCAGTTAACAATTCATGGAGAATATTTACATACAAGGAGTTGCATGCAGCTACCGGCGGGTTCAGTGATGATAATAAGCTTGGTGAAGGTGGGTTTGGAAGTGTCTATTGGGGAAGAACTAGTGATGGTCTCCAG ATAGCGGTGAAAAAACTGAAAGCAATGAACTCAAAGGCAGAGATGGAATTTGCAGTGGAAGTTGAAGTTCTTGGAAGGGTTAGGCACAAAAATTTACTTGGTCTCAGGGGATATTGTGTCGGCGATGATCAACGGCTCATAGTCTACGATTACATGCCGAATCTTAGCCTGCTTTCTCATCTCCATGGCCAATTTGCTGTTGAAGTGCAACTGAACTGGCAAAAGAGAATGAAGATTGCAATTGGTTCTGCAGAAGGAATTCT GTACTTGCATCATGAGGTCACACCCCACATTATCCATAGGGACATCAAGGCAAGCAATGTGCTTCTGAACTCAGATTTCGAGCCTCTAGTCGCGGATTTTGGTTTCGCAAAGCTGATCCCAGAAGGCGTTAGCCACATGACAACCCGAGTTAAGGGTACCTTGGGATACTTGGCACCTGAATATGCCATGTGGGGAAAAGTCTCAGAAAGCTGTGATGTCTATAGCTTTGGAATTCTTCTGTTAGAGCTAGTAACCGGTAGAAAGCCGATAGAGAAGCTCCCGGGCGGCGTTAAGAGAACTATAACCGAGTGGGCTGAGCCTTTGATATCTAAAGGAAGGTTCAGGGATTTGGTTGATCCAAAGCTCAGAGGGAACTTTGATGAAGATCAAGTCAAACAAACTGTGAATGTTGCTGCTCTTTGTGTGCAGAGTGAGCCTGACAAGCGACCTAACATGAAGGAAGTGGTTAATCTTCTGAAAGGGCATGAACCTGATGCGAAAGTTACTAAGATGAGGATGGATAGTATCAAATATAATGATGAACTTTATGCACTTGATCAAcctagtgatgatgatgaagattatgATGTAAGTGCTAGCTATGGTGTTTTTAGTGCCATTGAAGTGCAAAAGATGAATGATCCTTATAGGCGCGGCGGTAACACGAGAATGGGCTAA